A single Ascochyta rabiei chromosome 4, complete sequence DNA region contains:
- a CDS encoding Glucan 1,4-alpha-glucosidase, protein MLFTSILRALPAALLFSGAQGTPLGDLESRQTTIDAFIGTQTTVSINGVLANIGGGGSKAPGVPAGIVVASPSRSNPDYWYTWTRDAALTYKALVERFIAGDTSLRQEIDDYVSAQAFLQGVSNPSGGPDSGGLGEPKFNVDRTAFTGAWGRPQRDGPPLRATALAIYANWLIDNGEKTQALNTVWPVIAKDLAYTVRYWNQTGFDLWEEVNGSSFFTLAASHRALVEGAALATKLGQTCSGCAAAAPQVLCFAQSFWTGSYIDSNINVNDGRTGKDANSLISSIHTFDPAAKCTDATFQPCSARALANHKAVTDSFRSVYAINKGIAQGKAVAVGRYSEDVYYNGNPWYLTTLAAAEQLYSALYQWDKQASITVNSVSLGFFKDLVPSIATGTYAKDSATYTSITSAVKTYADGYLAIVQKYTPSNGGLAEQFDRNNGTPLSAVDLTWSYAAFLTATERRAGVVSPTWGEPSNNVPPAACTGTPSCNAKVTFNVRATTAFGDNIFVTGQLTQLSNWDPNSAKALSASKYTSSDPLWTADIDIPASTVFEYKYIRKTSAGAVVWESDPNRRYTTSAGCGSTATVNDTWR, encoded by the exons ATGTTGTTCACATCAATCCTTCGAGCTCTCCCGGCAGCTCTCTTGTTCTCCGGTGCTCAGGGTACGCCACTTGGTGACCTAGAAAGTCGTCAAACGACCATCGATGCCTTCATCGGGACCCAGACAACGGTATCGATCAACGGCGTACTTGCTAACATCGGTGGGGGTGGTAGCAAGGCTCCCGGTGTCCCTGCTGGTATTGTCGTAGCAAGCCCTTCACGTTCAAACCCTGACT ACTGGTATACCTGGACACGTGACGCTGCTCTTACATACAAGGCGCTTGTCGAGCGCTTCATTGCTGGCGATACATCTCTTCGCCAGGAGATCGATGACTACGTTTCGGCTCAAGCATTTCTCCAAGGTGTCTCAAACCCATCCGGAGGTCCAGACTCAGGTGGACTTGGTGAACCGAAGTTCAACGTTGATCGTACCGCATTCACTGGCGCATGGGGGCGTCCTCAGCGCGATGGACCACCCCTACGTGCAACAGCCCTGGCCATCTACGCCAACTGGCTGATCGATAACGGTGAAAAGACTCAAGCTCTCAACACTGTTTGGCCAGTCATTGCAAAAGATCTTGCCTACACTGTTCGCTACTGGAACCAAACCGGCTTCGATCTGTGGGAGGAGGTCAACGGTTCCTCATTCTTCACTCTTGCTGCATCTCACCGAGCGCTCGTCGAGGGTGCAGCCCTTGCTACCAAGCTTGGACAGACCTGCAGTGGTTGTGCGGCTGCCGCACCGCAAGTTCTTTGCTTTGCACAGAGCTTCTGGACTGGCAGTTACATCGATTCTAACATCAACGTCAACGATGGTCGCACCGGCAAGGACGCAAATTCCCTCATCTCTTCTATCCACACTTTTGATCCTGCGGCGAAGTGCACAGATGCCACTTTCCAGCCTTGTTCTGCCCGGGCTTTGGCCAACCATAAAGCTGTCACCGACTCTTTCCGCTCTGTATATGCCATCAACAAGGGCATTGCTCAAGGCAAAGCTGTCGCTGTAGGACGCTACTCTGAAGATGTTTACTACAACGGCAATCCTTGGTACCTGACCACCCTTGCCGCAGCTGAGCAGCTATACTCGGCTCTTTACCAATGGGACAAGCAGGCTTCCATCACCGTGAACTCGGTTTCTCTCGGATTCTTCAAGGACCTAGTGCCATCGATTGCTACGGGAACATATGCCAAGGACTCAGCGACTTACACGTCAATCACATCTGCGGTCAAGACCTACGCCGATGGCTACCTGGCCATTGTTCAGAAATACACACCATCGAACGGCGGCCTCGCCGAGCAGTTTGACAGGAACAACGGCACACCACTCTCCGCAGTCGATTTGACATGGTCATATGCCGCTTTCCTGACTGCGACCGAGCGCCGCGCTGGGGTTGTCAGCCCAACCTGGGGCGAGCCATCCAACAACGTGCCCCCTGCAGCTTGCACTGGCACCCCGTCTTGCAATGCAAAAGTCACTTTCAATGTTCGCGCGACGACTGCCTTCGGCGACAATATTTTCGTCACTGGTCAGCTCACCCAACTCAGCAACTGGGACCCGAACAGTGCCAAGGCTCTGAGTGCTAGCAAGTACACCAGCAGTGACCCACTTTGGACTGCTGATATCGATATACCTGCGTCGACGGTTTTCGAATACAAGTACATCCGCAAGACGTCTGCGGGCGCAGTGGTGTGGGAGAGCGACCCAAATAGGAGGTACACAACTTCAGCGGGTTGTGGCAGCACTGCAACTGTGAACGACACCTGGAGGTAG
- a CDS encoding protease B nonderepressible form has protein sequence MKQRITYVVTEPESFNPEQISVQKGVNGNADIFKLNGVNAAKEHRITLGLDELSQTPIDIKNLKQWHELHIRWTSEVPYSLTPPFTSRVSPGLHIFFTPSGDSNEIDLCKEIQSIFGQHLKCSSYNETAIKMPMLSERFSMSTASQYYSPFSFDELNKSLLSEVTCPNDNDTCRYLKKYLPSASYVDLDYDAISQAWIFTAVWPKAPSDAGWTDTIVKRQEEQSTVEIGVLAHEPNTDPEDIQFGGFLAVLGQDDKPKPTRFQTPTRHYPLLTADPYNPNSTPKLSPLTYTTSLQRPTGLHPTLMLTFPTEHLTPPDPTCKLHTHLTLPSTLFIDKYQFNDPLFLASKNIIALRSIAGATDLEAPDWVVPQWGSASLFELASPSIPSSDTNTDTRTNHVNAGNWNISIPLHLRYLPASNASHTVASVPWPVVFWACRADEGEKMSVNPFDRRHLGYEALFGPKTRFMHVEPATSTGKMVETIDVPVLDTRKAAWVETGTVGVVLVAFLGLCWVLFGRIGGQRVEREKKKQ, from the exons ATGAAGCAACGGATAACATATGTTGTGACGGAGCCCGAATCTTTTAACCCTGAGCAGATCAGCGTTCAAAAAGGTGTCAACGGAAATGCCGACATCTTCAAGTTGAACGGCGTCAATGCAGCGAAAGAACACCGTATCACACTTGGTCTCGATGAGCTATCTCAGACTCCAATCGATAT CAAAAATCTCAAGCAATGGCATGAATTGCATATCCGCTGGACTTCTGAGGTTCCATATTCATTAACTCCTCCATTCACGTCACGTGTATCACCAGGCCTACACATCTTCTTCACGCCATCAGGAGACAGCAATGAAATCGACCTCTGCAAGGAAATACAATCGATCTTTGGTCAGCATCTGAAGTGTTCATCATATAACGAAACAGCGATCAAGATGCCCATGCTATCAGAGCGCTTTTCCATGTCTACAGCCTCGCAGTACTACTCGCCATTCTCGTTTGACGAACTCAACAAGTCATTACTTTCAGAGGTAACTTGTCCGAATGACAATGATACATGCAGGTATCTGAAAAAATACCTGCCGTCAGCTTCATACGTTGACCTCGACTACGATGCAATCTCACAAGCTTGGATTTTCACCGCTGTTTGGCCCAAAGCACCCAGTGACGCAGGATGGACGGACACAATAGTCAAACGTCAAGAGGAGCAATCGACAGTCGAGATTGGCGTTCTAGCCCACGAACCCAACACGGACCCAGAGGACATCCAGTTTGGAGGGTTCCTGGCCGTGCTAGGCCAGGATGACAAACCAA AGCCAACACGTTTCCAAACACCAACCCGACACTATCCCCTTCTGACAGCAGACCCTTACAACCCCAACTCCACCCCGAAGCTCTCGCCTCTGACGTACACCACCTCCCTCCAACGCCCAACCGGTCTTCACCCAACGCTAATGCTCACCTTCCCGACCGAGCATCTCACCCCACCCGACCCAACGTGCAAGCTGCACACGCACCTCACCCTGCCCTCTACCCTCTTCATCGACAAATACCAATTCAACGACCCGCTCTTCCTAGCCTCGAAGAACATAATTGCCCTCCGCAGCATCGCCGGCGCCACCGACCTCGAAGCCCCAGACTGGGTCGTCCCACAATGGGGATCCGCATCTCTATTCGAGCTGGCCTCGCCTTCGATTCCATCTTCTGACACCAACACCGACACTCGCACTAATCACGTCAATGCAGGAAATTGGAACATCTCCATCCCCCTGCACCTGCGCTATCTTCCAGCCTCCAACGCATCCCACACGGTCGCCAGCGTCCCCTGGCCCGTCGTCTTCTGGGCGTGCCGCGCCGACGAGGGCGAGAAGATGAGTGTGAATCCATTCGACCGCAGACATCTGGGGTATGAGGCATTGTTTGGGCCCAAGACACGGTTCATGCATGTCGAGCCTGCGACGAGCACAGGGAAGATGGTGGAGACGATCGATGTGCCTGTATTGGATACAAGGAAGGCTGCTTGGGTGGAGACGGGGACTGTGGGTGTTGTGCTTGTTGCGTTCTTGGGTCTGTGTTGGGTGCTGTTTGGAAGGATTGGAGGACAgagggtggagagggagaagaagaagcagtaA
- a CDS encoding E1 ubiquitin-activating enzyme, with translation MTDLAAPADAVAVNGTFPADDAAGQTVAAIAESEKISADEIALYDRQIRLWGVKAQSKIRTANILLVSIKALANEIAKNLVLAGIGSITLADHESVTEDDLGAQFFITDSDVGKNRAEAAAPQVQKLNPRVRVNVYAGDIRTETEASFYANFDVIIATDLDFNSTNTLNLCARLANRPFYAGASHGLYGYIFADLIKHKFVVEREVSNKTTQVGPESSTRSVLETSSKKENGKSLETVTKQEIYSPIMAIKDSPLPPEIAGNHRKLKKVHPLLTCVRALWEYQFQAHGVYPSHEPQQLQLFTMMATEKHKLHLLPSSTLTAEFLRSFLQNLGSELAPVTAFLGGQLAQDVINVLGQREQPIQNLMLFDGEESAGPVYTLHPIFADNPITALPSIPMPVEAISIDD, from the exons ATGACAGACCTCGCTGCGCCTGCCGATGCCGTAGCGGTCAACGGCACCTTCCCTGCGGACGATGCAGCGGGACAGACTGTTGCTGCAATCGCCGAGTCGGAGAAGATCTCAGCTG ACGAAATCGCACTCTACGACCGACAGATTCGACTGTGGGGCGTCAAGGCGCAATCGAAGATTCGCACGGCCAACATCCTCCTCGTCTCCATCAAGGCGCTGGCCAACGAGATTGCCAAGAACCTGGTGCTGGCAGGCATTGGGTCCATCACCCTGGCCGACCATGAGAGCGTCACCGAAGACGACTTGGGCGCGCAGTTCTTCATCACCGACTCGGACGTGGGCAAGAAC CGCGCCGAGGCAGCCGCCCCACAGGTTCAGAAGCTGAACCCTCGCGTCAGAGTCAACGTGTACGCAGGCGACATTCGCACAGAAACCGAAGCCAGCTTCTACGCCAACTTCGACGTCATCATCGCTACAGACCTCGACTTCAACTCGACCAACACCCTCAACCTCTGCGCACGCCTCGCGAATCGACCCTTCTACGCCGGTGCATCACACGGCCTTTACGGATACATCTTCGCCGACCTGATCAAGCACAAGTTCGTCGTCGAGCGCGAAGTCAGCAACAAGACCACGCAAGTCGGTCCAGAGAGCTCGACACGCAGTGTTCTCGAAACGTCTTCGAAGAAGGAGAACGGCAAGTCGCTTGAAACTGTCACAAAGCAAGAGATATACTCGCCCATCATGGCTATCAAGGACTCGCCTCTCCCACCCGAGATTGCAGGCAACCATCGCAAGCTGAAGAAAGTACACCCGTTGCTGACCTGCGTGCGTGCACTGTGGGAGTACCAGTTCCAAGCGCACGGCGTCTACCCCTCACACGAACCACAACAGCTGCAGCTGTTCACGATGATGGCTACGGAGAAGCACAAGCTGCATTTGCTGCCTTCAAGCACACTGACTGCAGAATTCCTGCGCAGTTTCTTACAGAACCTGGGCAGTGAACTTGCGCCTGTCACAGCCTTCCTGGGTGGTCAGCTTGCGCAAGACGTGATCAACGTGCTCGGACAGAGGGAGCAGCCGATCCAGAACCTGATGCTGTTTGACGGCGAGGAGAGCGCCGGGCCAGTCTACACGCTTCACCCCATATTTGCCGATAACCCAATCACCGCGCTTCCATCTATTCCAATGCCTGTGGAGGCCATCTCGATTGATGACTAG